A window from Malania oleifera isolate guangnan ecotype guangnan chromosome 7, ASM2987363v1, whole genome shotgun sequence encodes these proteins:
- the LOC131159529 gene encoding PLAT domain-containing protein 3-like codes for MKFSDLSLTLVIVFCFAAFSPSSGDDCVYTVYVRTGSIIKGGTDSVIGLTLFNGYDERVEVADLEAWGGLMGPSHDYFERGNLDIFSGRGRCLSGPFCAMNLTSDGSGPHHGWYCNYVEVTYTGAHIPCFQQLFKVEQWLARDAPPYQLNAFRDGCDWSGSSGGNGPNGREAHDHGPLRSAA; via the exons ATGAAGTTCTCCGATCTCTCCTTAACCCTCGTGATCGTCTTCTGCTTCGCCGCTTTCTCTCCGTCCTCT GGAGATGACTGCGTGTACACGGTGTACGTGAGGACGGGGTCGATCATCAAGGGAGGCACGGACTCCGTCATCGGCCTGACGCTGTTCAACGGTTACGACGAGCGGGTGGAGGTGGCGGATCTGGAGGCGTGGGGCGGGCTTATGGGCCCGTCCCACGACTACTTCGAGAGGGGCAACTTGGACATCTTCAGCGGGCGGGGCCGGTGCCTGAGCGGGCCGTTCTGCGCCATGAACCTGACCTCCGACGGGTCCGGTCCGCACCACGGGTGGTACTGCAACTACGTTGAGGTGACGTACACCGGCGCCCACATCCCCTGCTTCCAGCAGCTcttcaaggtggagcagtggCTGGCTCGCGACGCCCCGCCGTACCAGCTCAACGCTTTCAGAGACGGCTGTGACTGGTCCGGAAGCAGCGGCGGAAACGGACCTAATGGCCGTGAGGCCCATGATCACGGCCCACTCCGATCCGCTGCTTAG